The genome window GGGACGGACCATCTTTTTCATTTGTGATTTTTCTTCGGCCCAGGATTTGCATCTCCTTACCTCCACCTTACATCCATCTCACCCTTTTGCCGGAGGAAAATATGCCTCGAATGGCACGTATAGAATCGCCTGGTTCCCTTTTCCACATAATGGCGCACTCTGTTGAGGGAAAAGAACTCTTTATCGATGATGACGACAGGCTCGATTTCCTTTCCCGTTTTGCGAAAGGGTTGAAAAAATGCGAATACCAGTGTTATGCATGGGTCCTGATGGACAACCATTACCACTTTCTTATCAGAACCAGCCATCTGCCCTTGCACAAGCTGATGCGCCCCTTGAACAGCGGTTATGCTGGCAGATACAACAGGAAATACAAAAGGAGAG of Fibrobacter sp. contains these proteins:
- a CDS encoding transposase; its protein translation is MPRMARIESPGSLFHIMAHSVEGKELFIDDDDRLDFLSRFAKGLKKCEYQCYAWVLMDNHYHFLIRTSHLPLHKLMRPLNSGYAGRYNRKYKRR